In the Terriglobia bacterium genome, GAGATACTTGGCGATGGTCTTGGCCTTGGTCGGCGATTCGACAATAACTAAGTTGGACAAAATTACCCCTTGTTAGTTTTCAAGCTAGCACGGAAGTGCAACAACGCGCTATCCGAGATCGGTTTTCGGTTGTCGGTTATCGGTTATCGGTAAGCGCTGCCTTGCCCTAACTTGCTGATGCCGCTCGGACTTTCTGCACTAGTGAAGTCAGCATCTTCTTCACACCCGTGACCTCCGTAGCAACACGTTCGTAATCTGTGGCGGGTATGTACGACAAGTCGCGAGCAAGTAACAAGTGGTACTGCAGTTCGCTGGCAGAGCCGAGTGCAATCTGAAGAAACCGGCTCAATTCGGCTTCTCCTTCCCGTCCGCACCCTTCAGCAATATTCGCTCCAATTGAACTGGCGGAGCGTCGAATCTGGCTGGTAAGACCGTATATCTCCTCACGTGGGAATGATTTCGTTTTGCGGTATAAGTCCAAAGTCATCGAGTGGGCCCTCTGCCAGACATCCAGTTTGGTGAAGTCCTGCATCACGCTTCCTCTTCTTCGAAAACACAAGTCTGGAAAACCGACAACCGAAAACCGATAACCGATAACCAACAACCGATAACCGATAACCGATAACCGATAACCGTTAACCGATAACCCTCTTCAAAACGTCTTGACAAAGTTCTTTCCCGGCATCTGCCGGATCTTGCCCGCCAACTCCAAATCAAAGAGCGCGGCAAAAATCTCCGACGACGACATGACGCCCTCCAGCTTCTCCACGATGTCATCAATCTGCGTGGACTCGTCGGCTTTCAGTACGGCCAGCACTTTGCGTTCGTGCGGCGGCATGGCTTCGGACTGGAACAGGGATGCCGTCGCACCCGGCTCCGTTGCCGAAGGCCGGTCCGCCTCCAGCTTCAGGCGCACGTCGGTCGGCAGGTCTTCCCAGATGTCCTCCCACGTCGCCGTCAATTTCGCGCCCTGCTTGATGAGCGTGTTCGGGCCCCACGAATTGCGGTTAGTGACATTGCCCGGCACGGCAAACAGTTCGCGGTTCTGCTCCAGCGCACAGCGCGCGGTGATGCGCGTCCCGCTGTACTCGCCCGCCTCCACCACCAGCACGCCCACCGACAGGCCGCTGATAATGCGGTTGCGAATCGGAAAATTCTGCGGCGCGGCAAACGAGCCCACCGGAAATTCCGTAACCAGCGCGCCCCCAAGAGCGAGAATCTGGTCGGCGAGCCTGCTGTTTTCGCGGGGATAGTAAACGTCGATGCCGGTGCCGAAGACGGCGGCGGTCTTTGCCTTGGCGGCCAGGGCGCCCCGGTGCGCGGCCGCGTCTACGCCGCGGGCCATGCCACTAATAATGATGATGCCACGGGCCGAAAGGTCGCAGGCAAGCCGCTCGGCCATGCCCAACCCGTACGGCGTCGGGTGCCTGGTACCGACGACTCCAATGGCGGGAATCGAGAGGATGGCCGGATCGCCGCGGACGTACAGCGCCACCGGGGGATCGTAGATCTGCTTCAGCAGCGGCGGATATGCGGGATCGTCGAGCGTCAGGATCTGCGCGCCCACGCTGGCCGCGCGCACCATCTCTTCCTGCGCCAGCTCCGCCGACTTGCCCAACGCGATGGATTGCGCGGCTACCGCTTGCAGCCCGGCGGCTTCCAGTTCCGTGAGAGTGGCGCGGAACACCGCGTTCGCACTGCCGAAATGCTCCACCAGCCGCCGGCATCGGCTCGGCCCCAACGATGGCGTCAGCGCCAGCGCCAGCCAGTGAAGCTGATGAGCGGCGGGAGCGGTGTTCGCGATGGACATGGTGGGTTTCTCAGTTTGTCAGTATTTCAGTTTGTCAGTTACTCTTGGTCATCTTCAAACGACGCGCGACTCTATACGCCACCTCCGCGCACGTCAAGGAAACATGACACCGTGCTTTGTTACAATCGCGGTTTACGATGCGGCCGCTGAAGGTTTCCGCCATCTCGTTCCTCAACACCGCCCCGCTGATGTGGGACTTCAACCACGGCGCCACGCCCGAGCAGCACAGCGACAACAATCTGCCTCCGGAACTTCGTTCTGATTTCACCATCGAGTACACTGTGCCCTCGCATTGTGCCGAGGCGCTCCAGCGCGGCGACGCCGACATCGGCATCATTCCGGCGATCACCTACGCGACCATTCCCGGGCTGGTGATCCT is a window encoding:
- the dprA gene encoding DNA-processing protein DprA is translated as MSIANTAPAAHQLHWLALALTPSLGPSRCRRLVEHFGSANAVFRATLTELEAAGLQAVAAQSIALGKSAELAQEEMVRAASVGAQILTLDDPAYPPLLKQIYDPPVALYVRGDPAILSIPAIGVVGTRHPTPYGLGMAERLACDLSARGIIIISGMARGVDAAAHRGALAAKAKTAAVFGTGIDVYYPRENSRLADQILALGGALVTEFPVGSFAAPQNFPIRNRIISGLSVGVLVVEAGEYSGTRITARCALEQNRELFAVPGNVTNRNSWGPNTLIKQGAKLTATWEDIWEDLPTDVRLKLEADRPSATEPGATASLFQSEAMPPHERKVLAVLKADESTQIDDIVEKLEGVMSSSEIFAALFDLELAGKIRQMPGKNFVKTF
- a CDS encoding four helix bundle protein, which codes for MQDFTKLDVWQRAHSMTLDLYRKTKSFPREEIYGLTSQIRRSASSIGANIAEGCGREGEAELSRFLQIALGSASELQYHLLLARDLSYIPATDYERVATEVTGVKKMLTSLVQKVRAASAS